Part of the Candidatus Methylomirabilota bacterium genome, CTGCTCGACCTTGTCCTCCAGCTCCTGGGCAAAGCGCCGCTGCTTGAGCTCGAGCTGCGCATTCTCGACGGCCAGAGCCAGGTGGAGCGCCACCTCCCGCGCCGAGCGGCAGGCGGCGGGACCGAGATCGCCGGCCCGCTCGATGGCAAGCACGCCGACGCGGCCGGCTCCCGTCTCGAGCGGCAGCACGAGGCCCCGTGACGGGGTGGGTCCGAGGACCGCCTTCACGCGCAGGCGCGGGTCGGCGTCGAGATTGACGGCCAGGATGGTCGCGCCTGTCTCGAGGGCCCGACCGGCCGCCGAATCCTTGCGAAAAGCCGCTCCGAAGGCCGTCGATCCGGCAACGGCGAGAGTCCCGTCACCGGCGCGAAGCACGAGCCCGGCACGATCGGCCCCAAGCGCCCCGCCGACGAGGGCCACGGCCTTTTCGAGCCTGGCCTCGAGCGGCGCCTCGCCTCCCAGCGCGCGCTGGATAGCGAGGAGGGCGGCGAGCCTCGCGCCCCGCGCGCCCGCCTGGTCGACGAGGCGACCCAAGGCGATTCCAAGAACGAGAGGGGCGGCGAGCGCGACCAGCGCATCGAAGGTCGCCGGCGCGAGGCCCTCGCGCTCGATCATGGGAAATACGTGCAGCCCCTGGAACAGCCCGGCCATCAGGCCGACCAGCCCCGCCGCCGAAGAGCCCCAATGCAAGGCTGCCCAGGCGGCCGGCACGAGATAGAGGTGACGGAGCGGTATCGCCAGGGCGCCATCCACGCTGGCCGTGGCCAGCGCGATCGCCGCAACCAGGGCGAGGGGGCCGGCAATCATCCCTGGAGCATCCGGTATGCGGCGAAGAACGCCAGTGTCGCCAGATAGCCGGGGAGCAGGCTCCCGCTCCACGCGCGCAGGGCGCAACTGGCCAACCCAAGCAGGGTGAGATAGAAGATCACCCCTGCC contains:
- a CDS encoding ATP-binding protein produces the protein MIAGPLALVAAIALATASVDGALAIPLRHLYLVPAAWAALHWGSSAAGLVGLMAGLFQGLHVFPMIEREGLAPATFDALVALAAPLVLGIALGRLVDQAGARGARLAALLAIQRALGGEAPLEARLEKAVALVGGALGADRAGLVLRAGDGTLAVAGSTAFGAAFRKDSAAGRALETGATILAVNLDADPRLRVKAVLGPTPSRGLVLPLETGAGRVGVLAIERAGDLGPAACRSAREVALHLALAVENAQLELKQRRFAQELEDKVEQATRRLREIDQAKSEFLSVVSHELRTPLTALQGFSELLLERVVPPDQARRYLGHVRTEAQRLGRIVTDLLDLSRIEAGRPLELRPERVDLGELVERNVDLFASQHPRHRIEGQVAEGLGAVSADRDAVDRMLKNLMSNAVKYSPRGGRVRVAAAVASDRPDTMELTVEDEGIGIPAEDLPRIFDRYVRIAHPETKAASGLGLGLHVVRSLAEAHGGAVEVESLPGKGSRFRLLLPAAEAEI